In the genome of Carnobacterium viridans, one region contains:
- a CDS encoding tRNA (adenine(22)-N(1))-methyltransferase — protein MDESQLSLRLSRAASYVEPGDRLADIGSDHAYLPCALASNNHITFAIAGEVVEGPFQAAKNQVRRLGLTDQINVRLGDGLEVVSPEDDVTAITICGMGGSLIASILDNGFKKGHLTGKERLILQPNVGERTLREWLVDHEYTITAEEIIEENNKIYEMMVAVKDPLLKQTVTESYLMFGFHLKEEHSAIFKKKWQKELEKNRYILDSLTHSSADQTTKIQKIQAEIQKIEEVLK, from the coding sequence ATGGACGAAAGTCAATTATCGCTGCGTTTAAGCAGAGCGGCGTCTTATGTCGAACCGGGGGATCGTTTAGCCGATATCGGTTCTGACCACGCTTATTTACCTTGTGCTTTAGCGAGTAACAATCACATTACGTTTGCTATTGCAGGAGAAGTTGTCGAAGGCCCTTTCCAAGCAGCAAAAAACCAAGTGCGACGTCTTGGTTTAACAGACCAAATCAATGTACGTTTGGGGGATGGATTAGAAGTTGTATCTCCTGAAGATGATGTAACTGCGATTACTATATGCGGCATGGGAGGCTCCTTAATTGCTTCTATCTTGGACAATGGATTTAAAAAAGGCCATTTGACAGGCAAGGAACGCTTGATCTTGCAGCCGAACGTAGGAGAAAGAACCTTGCGTGAATGGTTGGTCGATCATGAGTACACGATTACAGCTGAAGAAATAATTGAAGAAAACAATAAAATTTATGAAATGATGGTGGCCGTGAAAGATCCTTTACTAAAACAAACTGTAACGGAATCTTACCTAATGTTTGGTTTTCATTTAAAAGAGGAACATTCTGCTATCTTTAAAAAGAAATGGCAAAAAGAACTTGAAAAAAACCGTTATATTTTAGATAGTTTAACGCATTCAAGTGCAGATCAAACAACTAAAATCCAAAAAATCCAAGCAGAAATTCAAAAAATAGAAGAGGTGCTAAAATGA
- a CDS encoding Nif3-like dinuclear metal center hexameric protein, whose amino-acid sequence MTETYGSEFIQKFESFAPKYLAEAGDPVGLAVGTLKKPIKKMMVTLDVRPEVVQEAIEQHVDFIFAHHPPIFRPLKNLATDDAQTKMYADLLKNDITVYAAHTNLDVATNGMNTWLADELNLTETEILHVTKRLAYKKIAVFVPKENEEEVRKALTAAGAGQIGPNYKDCTYTFEGVGRFTPINQANPTIGEIDEPEHVAEVRIEVVFPEHLTQTIEKALFEAHPYEEPPYDLYTIENFVDEYGLGRIGNLAEPISVQEFAQKVKETFGVSGLRYVTPDKDKLIQRVAVCGGDAGSYYPDALNKKADVFITGDVYYHTAHDMLADGLSVIDPGHHIESICKPKLVELFTEWKSDLEWDFDIIQSELNTDPYKFI is encoded by the coding sequence ATGACTGAGACTTATGGAAGTGAATTTATCCAAAAATTTGAATCATTTGCTCCAAAATATTTAGCTGAAGCTGGAGACCCGGTTGGTTTAGCGGTTGGAACGTTAAAGAAGCCCATAAAAAAAATGATGGTGACGTTAGATGTTCGTCCAGAAGTGGTGCAAGAAGCCATTGAACAACACGTTGACTTTATCTTTGCACACCATCCTCCTATTTTTCGCCCGCTTAAAAATTTAGCCACAGATGATGCACAAACGAAAATGTATGCGGATCTTTTGAAAAATGATATAACTGTTTATGCTGCGCATACAAATTTAGATGTGGCTACAAATGGGATGAACACATGGTTAGCAGATGAGTTGAACTTAACAGAAACAGAGATTTTACATGTCACGAAAAGACTGGCCTATAAAAAGATTGCAGTCTTTGTTCCAAAAGAAAATGAAGAAGAAGTTCGAAAAGCGCTAACCGCTGCAGGAGCGGGCCAAATCGGTCCAAATTACAAAGATTGTACGTATACGTTTGAAGGCGTTGGGCGCTTCACGCCAATTAATCAGGCTAATCCGACCATTGGAGAAATTGATGAACCTGAACATGTAGCGGAAGTACGAATTGAAGTTGTTTTCCCAGAACACCTAACGCAAACAATTGAAAAAGCCTTATTTGAAGCTCATCCTTATGAAGAGCCGCCGTATGATTTGTATACAATTGAGAATTTTGTTGATGAATATGGTCTTGGAAGAATAGGGAATTTAGCTGAACCTATTTCTGTTCAGGAGTTTGCTCAAAAGGTTAAAGAAACTTTTGGAGTATCGGGCTTACGCTACGTAACGCCGGATAAAGATAAACTGATTCAACGTGTTGCCGTTTGTGGTGGGGATGCAGGGAGCTATTACCCTGATGCCTTAAACAAAAAAGCAGATGTGTTTATCACTGGAGATGTTTATTACCATACAGCTCATGATATGTTAGCTGACGGATTAAGCGTTATTGATCCTGGTCATCATATTGAAAGTATTTGTAAACCGAAGTTGGTTGAATTATTTACGGAGTGGAAATCTGATCTTGAATGGGATTTTGATATCATCCAATCAGAATTAAATACAGATCCATATAAATTTATCTAA
- the pepT gene encoding peptidase T → MYENLVPRFIRYVKTETRSDENSTTIPSTQSQVAFAKTLMKELENIGLSDISYNESNGYVTATLPSNTAKKVPTVGFIAHMDTADFNAKNVNPQFHEQYNGEVLVLNEEQHVVLDPKEFPNLKNYIGQTLITTDGTTLLGADDKAGIAEIMTAMEILINDDSIEHGDIRVGFGPDEEIGIGADRFDVPGFKATFAYTMDGGPIGELEFESFNAASAIVKIQGKNVHPGTAKNTMVNAVKIGMAFDALLPQDEVPEKTEGREGFYHLVGITGEVDEATLTYIIRDHDREKFEARKAFMLEQAAKLNKEYGSERITIDLNDSYYNMGEIIEKDMTVVDLAEEAMKNLSIEPIIEPIRGGTDGSKISFMGLPTPNIFAGGENFHGRYEFVAVESMEKATAVIVEIARLNALKGA, encoded by the coding sequence ATGTATGAAAATCTAGTCCCTCGTTTTATTCGTTATGTGAAAACAGAAACACGTTCTGATGAAAATAGTACCACTATTCCATCAACGCAAAGCCAAGTGGCGTTTGCTAAGACATTAATGAAAGAATTAGAAAATATTGGTTTAAGTGATATTTCTTATAATGAAAGCAATGGTTATGTGACAGCAACATTGCCAAGTAACACAGCTAAAAAAGTGCCAACTGTTGGGTTTATTGCTCATATGGATACAGCTGATTTTAATGCGAAAAATGTAAACCCGCAATTCCATGAGCAATACAATGGGGAAGTGCTCGTTCTAAACGAAGAACAACACGTAGTTTTAGATCCTAAAGAGTTTCCTAACCTGAAAAATTACATTGGCCAAACGTTGATTACAACGGATGGTACAACGTTATTAGGAGCTGACGATAAAGCAGGAATTGCCGAAATTATGACAGCTATGGAAATTTTGATCAATGATGATTCAATTGAACATGGCGATATTCGTGTTGGTTTCGGTCCAGATGAAGAAATCGGAATCGGAGCAGATCGTTTTGACGTTCCAGGATTCAAAGCCACATTTGCTTATACAATGGATGGTGGTCCTATTGGAGAATTAGAATTTGAAAGTTTTAATGCTGCTTCAGCGATCGTTAAGATTCAAGGAAAAAATGTTCACCCAGGTACTGCAAAAAATACAATGGTAAATGCAGTGAAAATTGGCATGGCTTTTGATGCATTATTGCCTCAAGATGAAGTTCCAGAAAAAACTGAAGGCCGTGAAGGATTCTACCATCTAGTTGGAATAACCGGTGAAGTAGATGAAGCAACGTTGACTTATATTATTCGAGACCATGACCGTGAAAAATTCGAAGCGCGTAAAGCCTTTATGCTAGAACAAGCTGCAAAATTAAATAAAGAATATGGCAGCGAACGAATCACAATTGATTTAAATGATTCTTACTACAATATGGGTGAGATCATTGAAAAAGATATGACTGTAGTGGATCTAGCTGAAGAAGCGATGAAAAATCTATCTATCGAACCAATCATTGAACCCATTCGTGGCGGTACAGATGGTTCTAAGATTTCCTTTATGGGACTGCCAACGCCCAATATTTTTGCTGGCGGAGAAAACTTCCATGGCCGGTATGAATTTGTAGCTGTTGAAAGCATGGAGAAAGCTACCGCAGTAATCGTAGAAATCGCACGCTTGAATGCTTTAAAAGGAGCTTAA
- a CDS encoding DUF1294 domain-containing protein — MIFVMSYLLICNSLLFVLMYVDKQKAVKRQWRIPEKTLLFLGLIGGGFGGLISMKAFRHKTMKRSFKMIYTLGTVFAIFLLVYVNR, encoded by the coding sequence ATGATTTTTGTAATGAGTTATCTGCTTATATGCAATAGCCTTTTGTTTGTTCTAATGTATGTTGATAAACAAAAAGCCGTAAAAAGACAATGGAGAATTCCTGAAAAAACACTGTTATTTCTAGGTCTCATTGGTGGCGGCTTTGGTGGTTTGATAAGCATGAAAGCATTTCGACATAAAACGATGAAACGATCATTTAAGATGATTTATACTTTAGGAACGGTCTTTGCTATTTTCTTATTAGTATATGTTAATCGATAA
- a CDS encoding PD-(D/E)XK nuclease family protein, translating to MGLQFVLGRANRDKRSVLLDEIAESLTKKTEESIFYLVPDHIKFQAEMTVLENLSHYSQFEKKPIMGMMHLQVFSFTRLAWYWLKDTAIYAKPQLTTTGLSMLIRKLLIEHEEELTIYRGEVRKDGFVQQMTDLFLELRSGRIAQTDLDHMMFSLGTSPKEADFKLKLQDLSLIYQAFDAALLNKYIESEDIVSALIQKVEELDLSKTTFYIESYYQFTAQEQALILALMKAAKKVTIALTSDKAYAVEKPEMHNLFQTSGATYYKLYQLARQNNVPVYKDKLIQEIDEAYCGELNQLEEFWVETSQITSTNNELLDNIDTMGNCIEIWAAENKQAEITHVAKEIRKLVATGDYRYKDILVLTRNMDDYLAIIEPLFSSHKIELFVDSAELMNQHPLIEVIDSLVSIYKRNWRYADVMRLLRTELVIPISEGEEALSKERAQRVNQHVQRARQFRERVDVTENVLLSYGYEGYQWIKSDPWHYTRYFYEDAEFQSDNDQRIEQIANSIKTDLTGLLIPFFNRLEKAQTSKDAAKELYVFMETIGVKDQIGFWRDQAIEDNDLEEARKHEQTWQTFLQLLDEYVEVLGEEPFNLDSFYAILMTGFDNATYSMVPPSIDQVTFSGIEGTRIGTAKVTFMLGVTDAHLPAKTENKSILTEEDRDFFSQFLDDTKYLKPTVEAVMASEPFIAYQAFLDSSEKLIFSYPTSDETKNGPKLSPYVDRIAKAFHLPIQAKLMGVTSLENPSDKELLDFVGTKKTTISQLLMILRKEQDQKGQLSVFWQNLYSFFKRDKQVARDFNHLLVSLVKKNLPVPLRSTIATDLYGKDLYLSVSRLEAFYADHYGHFLTYGLKLQERDVFELSPAGTGEFFHDALDHLFKQVIQKNLSFDQLTEDMLEQLTAEVLTELYGKPKFSILSASNRMKYIRDQLGQTIKKMVWVIGNQSRRTNMKNIQTEVLFGQVANQTGIEGLSFPLNNGGTLHLRGKIDRVDAMNLGDDYYLSVVDYKSSAHKFNYQDAYYGLAMQMITYLDTALQNAVGLIGHEAKPAGAFYLHVSNPFMKKGTFLDEDAYINELLKSYKMDGLLLEDEDMLLSLDPTIEPTKASLVYPFNQLKSEALKSNKFVTLDEMTALRQHNQKLIVDAGNKIVEGVNTLNPFYEKRQFIPTVNGPLRAVSQFDAMLPENNYRRMESLKREDILKKMQEEEEDEE from the coding sequence ATGGGATTGCAATTTGTATTAGGTCGTGCGAATCGTGACAAGCGTTCGGTACTATTGGATGAGATAGCAGAAAGCCTGACGAAAAAAACGGAAGAGTCTATTTTTTATTTAGTTCCAGACCATATTAAGTTTCAGGCTGAAATGACTGTTTTAGAAAACCTTAGCCATTATTCGCAGTTTGAAAAGAAGCCGATTATGGGCATGATGCATTTACAAGTATTCAGTTTTACACGATTAGCATGGTACTGGTTAAAAGATACCGCTATTTACGCTAAGCCACAATTAACCACAACTGGCTTATCGATGCTGATTCGCAAATTACTGATTGAACATGAAGAAGAGTTGACCATCTATCGTGGTGAAGTTCGAAAAGATGGCTTTGTTCAGCAAATGACAGATTTATTTTTAGAATTACGCAGCGGTCGGATTGCACAAACAGATTTAGATCATATGATGTTTAGTCTAGGTACTTCACCTAAGGAAGCCGATTTTAAATTGAAGTTACAGGATTTATCTTTGATTTATCAAGCTTTTGATGCAGCATTACTGAATAAATATATTGAGTCTGAGGATATTGTGTCCGCATTGATTCAAAAAGTGGAAGAGTTGGATTTATCTAAAACCACATTTTACATCGAAAGTTATTATCAATTTACAGCTCAAGAACAAGCGCTTATTTTAGCATTAATGAAAGCTGCAAAAAAAGTGACGATTGCGCTGACATCAGATAAAGCATACGCTGTTGAAAAACCGGAAATGCATAACTTGTTTCAGACATCTGGAGCAACTTATTATAAATTGTATCAACTGGCACGCCAAAATAATGTTCCAGTCTACAAAGACAAACTGATCCAAGAGATTGATGAGGCCTATTGTGGGGAATTAAATCAACTGGAAGAATTTTGGGTAGAAACGAGCCAAATCACCTCAACAAACAATGAGCTGTTAGACAATATTGATACGATGGGCAATTGCATCGAGATATGGGCAGCGGAAAATAAACAAGCAGAAATCACACATGTGGCTAAAGAAATTCGCAAATTGGTTGCCACTGGTGATTACCGTTATAAGGATATTTTAGTCTTGACTCGCAATATGGATGATTATTTAGCCATCATAGAGCCGTTATTTAGTAGTCACAAGATAGAGTTATTCGTTGATAGTGCAGAACTAATGAATCAACATCCGCTTATTGAAGTGATTGACTCTTTAGTCAGCATTTACAAACGCAATTGGCGATACGCAGATGTGATGCGGCTACTTAGAACGGAGTTAGTGATTCCAATAAGCGAAGGGGAAGAAGCTCTTTCAAAAGAACGCGCACAACGGGTGAATCAGCATGTGCAACGTGCACGACAGTTTAGAGAACGAGTGGATGTAACGGAAAATGTGTTATTGTCTTATGGTTATGAGGGGTATCAATGGATTAAATCAGATCCTTGGCACTACACGCGCTACTTCTATGAAGATGCCGAGTTTCAATCGGACAATGATCAACGGATTGAACAGATTGCCAATTCCATTAAAACGGATCTGACAGGACTGTTGATTCCATTTTTCAACCGATTAGAAAAAGCGCAAACCAGTAAAGATGCTGCAAAAGAACTGTATGTATTTATGGAAACTATTGGAGTTAAAGACCAAATAGGCTTTTGGAGAGATCAAGCGATTGAAGACAATGATCTTGAAGAAGCTCGCAAACACGAACAAACATGGCAAACATTTTTGCAGCTTTTAGATGAATATGTAGAAGTATTGGGAGAGGAACCGTTCAACTTGGATAGTTTCTATGCAATCTTAATGACTGGATTTGATAATGCGACTTACAGCATGGTTCCACCAAGTATTGATCAAGTAACGTTTTCAGGTATTGAAGGAACACGTATCGGAACAGCAAAAGTTACCTTTATGCTGGGAGTAACCGATGCCCATTTGCCGGCTAAAACAGAAAATAAAAGTATTTTAACTGAAGAAGACCGGGATTTCTTTTCACAATTCCTAGACGATACAAAATATTTAAAACCAACTGTTGAAGCGGTTATGGCTTCTGAACCGTTTATTGCTTATCAAGCCTTTTTAGATTCTTCTGAGAAATTGATTTTTAGTTACCCAACCAGTGATGAAACAAAGAATGGTCCGAAATTATCGCCTTATGTGGATAGAATAGCAAAAGCGTTTCATCTTCCAATCCAAGCCAAACTGATGGGTGTCACATCACTAGAAAATCCATCCGATAAAGAATTACTGGATTTTGTTGGAACGAAAAAAACGACGATCAGTCAGCTATTGATGATTTTACGCAAAGAGCAAGACCAAAAAGGTCAGTTAAGTGTATTTTGGCAAAACCTTTATAGTTTCTTTAAACGAGATAAACAAGTGGCGCGCGATTTTAACCATTTACTTGTTAGTTTAGTTAAGAAAAATCTGCCAGTACCCTTGAGAAGTACCATTGCAACAGACTTATATGGCAAAGATCTTTATTTATCTGTTTCTCGTTTAGAAGCTTTTTATGCAGATCATTATGGTCATTTCTTGACATATGGATTGAAATTACAAGAACGAGACGTTTTTGAGCTGTCTCCAGCCGGTACGGGAGAATTCTTTCATGATGCGCTGGATCACTTGTTCAAACAGGTTATTCAAAAGAACCTCAGCTTTGATCAATTAACGGAAGATATGCTGGAACAATTGACTGCAGAAGTTTTAACAGAACTTTACGGTAAGCCAAAATTCTCCATTTTAAGTGCATCGAATCGTATGAAGTATATTCGTGACCAACTAGGCCAAACGATTAAAAAAATGGTGTGGGTCATCGGCAATCAAAGCCGACGGACAAATATGAAAAATATTCAAACAGAAGTTTTATTTGGCCAAGTCGCAAATCAAACCGGCATTGAAGGATTATCTTTTCCACTTAATAATGGTGGAACCCTACATTTACGTGGGAAAATCGATCGAGTGGATGCTATGAACTTAGGTGACGATTATTACCTGAGTGTAGTGGATTACAAGTCAAGCGCACATAAATTCAATTACCAGGATGCTTATTATGGTCTAGCCATGCAAATGATCACGTACTTGGATACGGCTCTTCAAAATGCTGTTGGATTGATTGGACATGAAGCTAAACCTGCAGGCGCGTTTTATTTGCATGTATCCAATCCGTTTATGAAAAAAGGAACGTTTTTAGATGAAGATGCGTATATCAATGAGTTGTTAAAATCCTATAAAATGGATGGATTGTTGCTTGAAGATGAAGACATGCTCTTATCACTAGATCCAACGATTGAGCCGACAAAAGCTTCACTTGTGTATCCTTTTAATCAATTGAAAAGTGAAGCTTTAAAATCGAACAAATTTGTCACACTAGATGAAATGACTGCGTTACGCCAACACAATCAAAAACTGATTGTTGATGCTGGAAATAAAATCGTCGAAGGAGTAAATACATTAAATCCTTTCTATGAAAAAAGGCAATTTATTCCGACTGTTAATGGACCATTGCGTGCAGTTTCGCAATTTGATGCAATGTTGCCTGAAAACAATTATCGTCGGATGGAATCGTTAAAAAGAGAAGATATTCTTAAGAAAATGCAAGAAGAGGAGGAAGATGAAGAATGA
- the addA gene encoding helicase-exonuclease AddAB subunit AddA — translation MMNPLPLKPENSHFTDGQWQAIYEEGHNILVSASAGSGKTTVLVQRVIEKIKSGTNVDEMLIVTYTEAAAKEMKARIQVAIQEAVTSESNMELKRHLTRQVTLIHQASISTLHAFCLQVIRRYYYLINLDPIFRLLTDETEILLLKESVWEEVREELYGEEDTLFKDLTASYSNDRSDAGLTDLVFSLYEFSRANPRPAVWLEQLSYLYQVEENDLTTGVLFKELLKPQILSVLDSLVELSQVAAQLGEGTEELKNQTDLVRGEWIALQEIQTYINEHNYQAAYNGCKNFEFARWKAIKKGTDEAIKETAEEMKGLRDQYKARFKELANDYFSASPQEQIDLMLSAAPLVEEMARVTQLFTEAFRQRKDERNLLDFNDLEHLTLQILAQFNEEDWVPTEASMHYRDKFKEVMVDEYQDINQLQENILRWLAHDQSDQGNLFMVGDVKQSIYSFRLADPGLFLKKYEQYAHHELGERIILAENFRSRGEVLQFTNLVFEQLMDKAVGQMDYDEAAKLVQGFTGFPELQKHQPELLIYEKGTNDTEDEEEETESVNWDMRIEDKTEGELLMVGQKIQELIQTQFPIYDKRAKTTRPINYRDIVLLTPTKKNNLVLMEMFKRLAIPLQVNDTQNYFQTTEITIMMSLLKVIDNPYQDIPLAAVLRSPLVGLDENELASIRISQKTGDYFDALKTFYQTYPGVEKASRFTSHLYGKVDMFLKRLNKWRELARRDHLVALIWMIYEDTSFLDYVGGMSSGKQRKANLHALYERAASYEKTSFKGLFQFVRFIEKMQEKDKDLAEPTAISEDENAVRVMTIHASKGLEFPVVFVLDLTKKFNLQDIKKSYIFNEQYGVGTDFKDLDRRIRYPSLPEIALKVEKKTKLLSEEMRKLYVALTRAEEKLFLVGSYKDEAAAWKEWGVVSSHNPTILPADIRFTASSLMKWIGLSLVRHPSSQNEGISVSARNGAITNHSAHFSIHFYDESAIQEQLVSTDTGTDENWLEKLNQLQDTLSETEPKQRTVQKALELMNYIYEHEGASHTTSYQSVSEIKRLFEEPDSDQMVKIDINQPRNRNRYVEETLDRPLFMAELTAPSNAEIGTATHSVMQAVDLSTAPTIETLEALIASLIKNGVLKEDVAAKVNIEQVVEFFATSLGKLIIEFSKEVHREEPFSLLLEAEKLFTDMNGDAEDKILIHGIIDGYIDFEDHIVLFDYKTDRVSHYGPQSGEKMLEKYKGQMNLYRSALESILDKKVTETYLCLLDTGEIISVPS, via the coding sequence ATGATGAACCCACTTCCGCTAAAACCCGAAAACAGTCATTTTACCGATGGACAATGGCAGGCGATCTATGAAGAAGGCCACAATATACTGGTGTCTGCTTCAGCAGGTTCAGGTAAAACAACAGTTCTTGTCCAACGTGTGATTGAAAAAATAAAATCTGGGACCAATGTTGATGAGATGCTGATCGTAACTTATACAGAAGCAGCCGCAAAAGAAATGAAAGCTCGAATCCAAGTTGCAATCCAAGAAGCCGTCACATCTGAAAGCAATATGGAATTAAAAAGACACCTTACTCGACAAGTAACTTTGATTCATCAAGCGTCAATCAGCACGCTACATGCTTTTTGCCTTCAAGTGATCCGTCGTTATTATTATTTGATCAACTTAGATCCTATTTTTAGACTATTGACGGATGAAACAGAGATTCTTTTACTTAAGGAAAGTGTCTGGGAAGAAGTAAGAGAAGAGTTATACGGAGAAGAAGACACCCTTTTTAAAGATTTGACCGCTTCGTATTCCAATGATCGTAGCGATGCGGGGTTAACAGACTTGGTTTTCTCTTTGTATGAATTTTCAAGAGCTAACCCTAGACCTGCTGTTTGGTTAGAACAATTATCTTATTTATACCAAGTAGAAGAAAATGATTTAACGACTGGTGTATTATTTAAAGAACTGTTAAAACCTCAGATTTTATCAGTATTAGACAGTCTGGTCGAGCTTTCTCAAGTGGCAGCTCAGCTAGGTGAAGGTACTGAAGAACTAAAAAATCAAACCGATTTGGTTCGCGGAGAATGGATTGCGTTGCAAGAAATTCAAACGTACATCAACGAACACAATTATCAAGCAGCGTATAATGGCTGTAAAAACTTTGAATTTGCTCGCTGGAAAGCAATCAAAAAGGGAACCGATGAAGCAATAAAAGAAACAGCTGAGGAAATGAAAGGGTTACGTGACCAGTATAAAGCTCGTTTTAAAGAACTAGCGAATGATTATTTCTCTGCTTCTCCTCAAGAACAAATTGATTTAATGTTAAGTGCTGCTCCCTTGGTTGAAGAAATGGCACGTGTGACACAACTTTTCACGGAAGCTTTTCGTCAACGCAAGGATGAACGAAACCTGTTAGATTTTAATGATTTAGAACATTTGACTCTCCAAATTCTGGCTCAGTTCAATGAAGAAGACTGGGTTCCAACTGAAGCTTCGATGCATTATCGAGACAAATTTAAAGAAGTCATGGTTGATGAATACCAAGACATCAACCAACTTCAAGAAAATATATTGCGTTGGTTAGCCCATGACCAATCAGATCAAGGAAACTTGTTCATGGTAGGGGATGTGAAGCAATCCATTTATTCATTTCGTTTAGCTGATCCAGGATTATTTTTAAAAAAGTATGAACAGTATGCACATCACGAATTAGGTGAACGAATTATACTGGCTGAAAATTTTCGTTCACGTGGTGAAGTGTTGCAATTCACTAATTTAGTCTTTGAACAACTAATGGATAAAGCAGTTGGACAAATGGATTATGATGAAGCAGCTAAACTCGTGCAAGGTTTTACAGGTTTTCCAGAATTGCAAAAACACCAACCGGAACTGTTGATTTATGAAAAAGGTACCAATGACACCGAAGATGAGGAAGAAGAAACAGAATCGGTTAATTGGGATATGCGGATTGAAGATAAAACGGAAGGCGAATTGTTGATGGTCGGCCAAAAAATCCAAGAGTTGATCCAAACGCAATTTCCAATTTATGATAAACGGGCTAAAACAACACGGCCAATCAATTATCGAGACATTGTTTTGTTGACACCCACTAAAAAAAATAACTTGGTATTAATGGAAATGTTCAAACGACTGGCTATTCCGCTTCAAGTAAATGATACACAGAATTACTTTCAAACGACTGAGATCACGATTATGATGTCTTTGCTGAAAGTCATTGATAACCCATATCAAGACATTCCTTTGGCTGCAGTGTTGCGTTCGCCACTTGTTGGATTAGATGAGAATGAATTGGCCTCAATTAGGATCAGCCAAAAAACAGGGGATTACTTTGATGCCTTAAAAACGTTTTATCAAACTTACCCAGGCGTAGAAAAAGCGAGCCGTTTTACATCACATTTATATGGAAAAGTCGACATGTTTTTAAAACGGTTGAATAAATGGCGTGAACTTGCTCGGCGAGACCATTTAGTCGCACTAATATGGATGATTTATGAGGATACAAGTTTTTTAGACTATGTTGGAGGAATGAGTTCGGGTAAACAGCGCAAAGCTAATTTGCATGCTTTATATGAACGTGCAGCCAGCTATGAAAAAACAAGTTTTAAAGGATTGTTTCAATTTGTACGATTCATTGAAAAAATGCAAGAGAAAGATAAAGATCTGGCAGAGCCTACAGCTATATCTGAAGATGAGAATGCTGTTCGAGTGATGACGATCCATGCAAGTAAAGGATTAGAGTTTCCGGTCGTTTTTGTATTAGACTTAACAAAAAAATTTAATTTGCAAGACATAAAAAAAAGCTATATTTTTAATGAACAATATGGAGTGGGGACGGACTTTAAAGATTTAGACCGTCGTATTCGATACCCGTCTTTACCGGAAATTGCTTTAAAAGTGGAAAAGAAAACGAAATTGTTATCTGAAGAAATGCGGAAATTATATGTAGCGTTGACACGTGCAGAAGAAAAATTATTTTTAGTGGGTTCATATAAAGATGAAGCAGCCGCATGGAAAGAATGGGGTGTCGTTAGTTCCCATAATCCGACTATTTTGCCAGCCGATATCCGGTTTACCGCTAGTAGTTTAATGAAGTGGATCGGGTTATCCCTTGTTCGTCATCCTTCAAGTCAAAATGAGGGAATTTCTGTCAGTGCCAGAAATGGTGCCATTACCAACCATTCTGCCCATTTTAGTATCCACTTTTATGATGAAAGTGCGATTCAAGAACAATTGGTATCAACGGATACTGGAACGGATGAAAATTGGTTAGAGAAGTTGAATCAGTTGCAAGATACACTCTCTGAGACTGAACCCAAACAACGCACCGTTCAAAAAGCGTTAGAATTGATGAATTACATTTACGAGCATGAAGGAGCTTCTCATACAACCAGTTATCAATCGGTTTCAGAAATCAAACGCCTATTTGAAGAGCCAGACAGCGATCAAATGGTTAAAATCGATATCAATCAACCGAGAAATCGAAATCGGTATGTTGAAGAAACCTTAGATCGACCACTGTTTATGGCTGAATTAACCGCTCCTTCAAATGCAGAAATAGGAACGGCCACGCATTCCGTGATGCAAGCTGTTGATTTAAGCACAGCTCCTACCATAGAAACACTTGAAGCTCTGATTGCTTCATTGATCAAAAATGGCGTTTTAAAAGAAGACGTTGCTGCAAAAGTTAATATCGAACAAGTGGTGGAGTTCTTTGCAACGTCGTTAGGGAAATTGATTATTGAATTTTCAAAAGAGGTTCATCGTGAAGAACCTTTCTCACTCTTATTAGAAGCTGAAAAACTGTTTACAGATATGAATGGTGATGCTGAAGATAAAATATTGATTCATGGTATTATTGACGGCTATATCGACTTCGAGGATCACATTGTTCTATTTGACTACAAAACAGATAGAGTCAGTCATTACGGACCACAATCAGGTGAGAAGATGTTAGAGAAATATAAAGGTCAAATGAATTTATACCGCTCTGCATTAGAATCTATTTTAGATAAAAAAGTTACTGAAACGTATCTGTGTCTACTAGATACAGGAGAAATCATATCTGTTCCATCATAA